One Geminocystis sp. M7585_C2015_104 DNA window includes the following coding sequences:
- the ilvD gene encoding dihydroxy-acid dehydratase, with amino-acid sequence MSDNWRSKVITQGVERTPNRAMLRAVGFGDEDFQKPIVGIANGYSTITPCNMGLNDLAKTAESVLREAGAMPQMFGTITVSDGISMGTEGMKYSLVSREVIADAIETACNAQSMDGVIAIGGCDKNMPGAMIAIARMNIPAIFVYGGTIKPGHYKGRDLTIVSAFEAVGEYSAGKIDETELREIEKHACPGAGSCGGMYTANTMSSAFEAMGMSLPYSSTMAAEDQEKIDSTAESARVLVEAIRKQIRPSDILTRKAFENAIAVIMAVGGSTNAVLHLLAIANTMGVPLTIDDFETIRQKVPVLCDLKPSGRYVTVDLHKAGGIPQVMKILLQQGLIHGDALTITGKTIAEVLEDVPPSPPANQDVIRPWDNPVYKEGHIAILKGNLATEGAVAKISGVKNPVITGPARVFDSEEECLAAILAGKIQAGDVIVIRYEGPVGGPGMREMLAPTSAIIGAGLGDKVGLITDGRFSGGTYGMVVGHVAPEAAVGGTIALVQEGDSITIDAYRRLLQLNVSEEELNRRRQNWKPPQPRYRRGVLAKYAKLVSSSSLGAVTDLNLF; translated from the coding sequence ATGAGCGACAATTGGAGAAGCAAAGTCATAACCCAGGGGGTAGAAAGGACTCCCAATCGTGCTATGTTGAGGGCGGTGGGTTTTGGGGATGAGGACTTTCAAAAGCCCATCGTCGGTATAGCCAACGGCTACAGCACCATTACTCCCTGTAACATGGGGTTGAATGACTTGGCCAAGACGGCAGAATCCGTATTGCGGGAAGCCGGGGCAATGCCACAAATGTTCGGAACTATAACTGTAAGCGATGGTATCTCCATGGGCACGGAGGGGATGAAATACTCCCTGGTATCAAGAGAGGTGATTGCTGATGCCATAGAAACTGCCTGTAACGCCCAAAGTATGGATGGGGTAATTGCCATTGGCGGCTGTGACAAGAATATGCCTGGCGCCATGATTGCCATCGCCCGAATGAATATCCCCGCCATCTTTGTCTATGGAGGCACCATCAAACCTGGCCACTACAAGGGAAGGGATTTAACCATTGTAAGTGCCTTTGAAGCGGTAGGAGAGTACAGTGCCGGTAAAATCGACGAAACCGAACTGCGGGAGATCGAAAAACACGCTTGTCCTGGTGCTGGCTCTTGTGGTGGCATGTATACTGCTAATACCATGTCCTCCGCCTTTGAAGCCATGGGCATGAGTTTGCCCTATTCCTCCACTATGGCTGCAGAAGATCAGGAAAAAATCGATAGTACAGCTGAATCCGCTCGTGTTCTAGTAGAAGCCATCCGCAAACAAATTCGCCCCAGTGACATCCTCACCCGTAAGGCTTTTGAGAATGCCATTGCTGTCATCATGGCCGTCGGCGGCTCCACTAACGCTGTGTTACACCTGTTAGCTATTGCTAATACAATGGGAGTACCCCTCACCATAGACGACTTTGAAACCATTAGACAAAAGGTGCCCGTGTTGTGTGACCTTAAGCCCTCAGGACGCTATGTTACAGTGGACTTACACAAAGCCGGTGGTATACCCCAGGTGATGAAAATACTACTACAACAGGGTCTAATTCACGGGGATGCCCTTACCATCACCGGGAAAACCATTGCCGAGGTGTTGGAGGATGTGCCTCCCTCCCCCCCAGCAAATCAGGATGTCATCCGTCCGTGGGATAATCCTGTATACAAGGAGGGACACATAGCTATCCTCAAGGGAAATCTTGCCACGGAAGGGGCTGTGGCCAAAATCAGTGGTGTCAAAAATCCCGTAATCACTGGCCCCGCAAGAGTATTTGACTCCGAGGAGGAGTGTTTGGCGGCCATCCTGGCCGGCAAAATCCAAGCTGGAGATGTGATTGTAATACGATACGAAGGACCAGTGGGAGGTCCCGGCATGAGGGAAATGTTAGCTCCCACTTCTGCCATCATTGGTGCCGGTTTGGGAGACAAGGTAGGATTGATCACCGACGGTCGTTTCTCCGGTGGGACTTATGGGATGGTAGTAGGACACGTGGCACCAGAAGCTGCTGTGGGTGGCACTATCGCCCTAGTACAAGAAGGTGATAGTATTACCATCGATGCCTACCGTCGCTTATTACAGTTAAACGTTTCCGAGGAGGAGTTAAACCGTCGTCGGCAAAACTGGAAGCCACCACAACCCCGTTATCGCCGTGGAGTCTTAGCAAAATACGCCAAACTAGTATCCTCTAGTAGTCTAGGCGCCGTCACCGACTTAAATCTATTCTAA
- a CDS encoding AarF/ABC1/UbiB kinase family protein — MRGFSHKNNQRDEYSLLGRQWEVAKAVLQFILLLSWDFIRGKNGKLQRRIRARWLVAKLVELGPTFIKIGQVLSTRPDLIPLEYVEELANLQDRVPPFLSEEAIRIIEEELGKKIEEIFEFFERVPLAAASLGQVHRAKLKNGKLVVVKVQRRNLDKLFEVDFKALENIIWIANLIIPGFRRYEIDLIAKDFFEILSREIDYIKEGENAERFSYNFRDNPRVVVPKVYWEYTTKRVITMEYLPGIKIDDREALIEKNIPIKPLIELGVCTYLKQLLEDGFFQSDPHPGNMAVREDGAIIFYDFGAMAEVNVLAKEQMVQTFFAILQKDTDRVLEALIQMGLIKPVGDMTAVRRLISFLLNRFLDKPLDVNAFKEISAEIYQMFEKQPFRLPPQLTFVIKALTTLDGIARTLDSNYSLLAASQPFVRNLTRSNSSGNILVVFAREGKKLLQQQLQKPPRWERAFNEFQKRLGEGELQIRCRSLEEERIAKSIYLAVKTLIYACITGFSFLNGILLASTTHQSWSLVFFCLGGLFAFLLINSLVKMSMMERFF, encoded by the coding sequence GGCAAGATGGTTGGTGGCAAAACTGGTGGAATTAGGACCCACCTTTATCAAAATTGGACAGGTTTTATCCACCAGGCCAGATTTAATACCCCTAGAATACGTGGAGGAATTGGCTAATCTACAGGATAGGGTACCACCATTTTTGTCAGAAGAAGCCATAAGAATTATTGAGGAAGAATTAGGCAAGAAAATAGAGGAAATTTTTGAATTCTTTGAAAGGGTGCCCCTAGCGGCAGCTAGTTTGGGACAGGTGCATCGTGCTAAGTTAAAAAATGGGAAACTAGTGGTGGTGAAAGTCCAAAGAAGAAACCTGGATAAACTGTTTGAGGTAGACTTTAAGGCCTTAGAGAATATTATATGGATTGCCAACCTCATTATACCCGGTTTTAGGAGATACGAAATAGACCTAATTGCCAAGGATTTTTTTGAAATTCTTAGCCGGGAGATAGACTACATAAAAGAGGGAGAAAATGCGGAAAGATTTAGTTACAATTTTCGGGACAATCCGAGGGTGGTAGTGCCAAAAGTGTATTGGGAATACACCACAAAGAGAGTCATAACTATGGAGTATTTGCCGGGGATAAAAATAGATGACAGGGAGGCATTAATAGAAAAAAATATACCAATAAAACCACTGATAGAGTTGGGGGTTTGCACCTACCTGAAACAACTATTAGAAGATGGCTTTTTTCAGTCAGATCCCCATCCTGGTAACATGGCTGTAAGAGAAGATGGTGCAATCATATTTTATGATTTTGGGGCGATGGCAGAGGTGAATGTCTTAGCAAAGGAACAGATGGTACAAACATTTTTTGCTATTTTACAAAAAGACACAGACAGGGTGTTAGAGGCCCTAATCCAGATGGGGTTAATTAAACCGGTGGGTGACATGACGGCGGTGAGGCGACTGATTAGTTTTTTGTTGAATCGGTTTTTAGACAAGCCATTGGATGTGAATGCCTTTAAGGAAATTAGTGCAGAAATATATCAAATGTTTGAAAAACAACCCTTTCGTCTGCCACCCCAGTTGACGTTTGTTATCAAAGCCTTAACCACACTAGATGGCATTGCCCGTACTTTAGATTCCAATTATAGCCTACTGGCGGCCAGTCAACCCTTTGTAAGGAATCTAACTCGCTCTAACAGTTCTGGTAATATTCTAGTAGTGTTTGCTAGGGAGGGCAAGAAGCTATTACAACAACAATTGCAAAAACCCCCTCGTTGGGAGAGAGCGTTTAATGAATTCCAGAAGCGTTTAGGGGAGGGGGAATTACAAATCCGGTGTCGCTCGTTAGAGGAGGAGAGAATTGCTAAAAGTATATATTTGGCGGTGAAAACTCTAATCTATGCCTGTATTACGGGGTTTTCCTTCCTCAACGGGATTCTCCTAGCCTCTACAACACACCAAAGCTGGAGTTTAGTTTTTTTTTGCCTGGGGGGATTATTTGCCTTTTTGTTGATAAATTCTCTGGTGAAGATGAGTATGATGGAAAGATTTTTCTAA
- a CDS encoding acyl-CoA synthetase: MSLSLITNAQTYGDKTAIIAQEGVFSYRDLLDASHQVATLLLQGEKDLNCQRVAYVVPSGFTHVAVQWGIWRSGGIAVPLCPSHPLPEWEYVIDNAQVSILVSSPPFESPCRDLASRKGLRFLSTTEISQVITPSPLPLLDDNRGALILYTSGTTGKPKGVLHTFKSLLAQVNSLVTAWEWTSSDRILHVLPLHHIHGIVNALTCALYSGATCHLLPKFEAETVWHLIAQKNYTLFMAVPTIYVKLINYWQQADASTRGRLSDGCKSMRLMVSGSAPLPVSVLQKWQEISGHFLLERYGMTEIGMALSNPLHGKRLAGYVGTALPGVEVRLVDENGVVIQEDNVAGEIQVRGDTVFSQYWANPEATRQAFQDGWFRTGDLAVRENGNYRILGRISTDIIKTGGYKVSALEIEEVLRTHPSIVDCAVVAVPDAEWGERVCVAIITEDKQLTLEKLRVWAKERLAVYKIPTRMVVVSHFPRNPMGKVIKPALRQLFDPHATTSQTG; this comes from the coding sequence ATGAGTCTCTCCCTAATAACCAACGCCCAAACCTATGGTGATAAAACCGCCATCATTGCCCAAGAGGGGGTTTTTAGCTACCGAGACTTGCTAGACGCCTCCCACCAGGTAGCAACCCTTCTGTTACAGGGGGAAAAGGATTTAAACTGCCAACGGGTGGCCTATGTTGTCCCCTCCGGTTTTACCCACGTGGCAGTACAATGGGGCATATGGCGCAGTGGCGGTATCGCAGTGCCCCTTTGTCCATCCCATCCCCTGCCAGAATGGGAATACGTCATCGATAACGCCCAGGTGTCAATCCTCGTCTCCTCCCCCCCCTTTGAAAGCCCCTGTCGAGATTTAGCTAGCCGTAAGGGGTTACGTTTCCTCTCCACCACGGAAATATCCCAAGTCATTACCCCCTCTCCTCTCCCCCTCCTTGACGACAATAGAGGCGCCCTTATCCTGTATACCAGCGGCACTACTGGCAAACCCAAGGGCGTTTTACATACCTTCAAAAGTCTTCTCGCCCAGGTAAACAGTCTTGTCACCGCCTGGGAGTGGACTAGTAGTGACCGTATTTTACATGTACTACCACTGCACCATATCCATGGGATAGTAAACGCCCTCACCTGTGCCCTATACAGTGGTGCCACATGTCATCTGTTGCCCAAATTTGAGGCGGAAACCGTTTGGCATCTGATAGCCCAGAAAAATTATACCCTCTTCATGGCAGTGCCCACTATTTATGTCAAACTGATAAACTACTGGCAACAGGCAGACGCCTCAACCCGCGGCAGACTGTCAGACGGTTGCAAATCCATGCGTCTGATGGTGTCGGGCTCAGCACCCTTGCCGGTCTCTGTACTACAAAAGTGGCAGGAAATCTCCGGCCATTTTCTCCTCGAGCGTTACGGCATGACGGAAATAGGCATGGCTTTATCTAATCCCCTCCATGGCAAACGTCTAGCTGGTTATGTGGGCACTGCTTTGCCGGGAGTAGAAGTGCGATTGGTGGATGAAAATGGGGTGGTAATCCAAGAAGATAACGTCGCTGGCGAAATACAAGTGAGGGGTGACACCGTTTTTTCCCAGTATTGGGCAAATCCAGAGGCCACCCGCCAAGCCTTCCAAGATGGCTGGTTTCGCACGGGAGATTTGGCTGTTAGGGAAAATGGCAATTATCGTATCCTCGGCAGAATCTCCACAGACATCATCAAAACCGGGGGTTACAAGGTATCCGCCCTAGAAATCGAAGAAGTTTTGCGCACCCATCCCTCTATTGTAGACTGTGCCGTTGTAGCTGTGCCAGACGCCGAGTGGGGCGAAAGAGTCTGTGTGGCAATTATAACAGAGGATAAACAGCTCACCCTGGAAAAACTTAGGGTTTGGGCAAAAGAAAGACTAGCCGTATACAAAATTCCCACCCGGATGGTGGTTGTCTCCCACTTCCCCCGCAATCCCATGGGTAAAGTGATTAAACCCGCCTTAAGACAACTGTTTGACCCACATGCTACCACCAGCCAGACGGGATAA
- the pntA gene encoding Re/Si-specific NAD(P)(+) transhydrogenase subunit alpha: MTATVTEKAETKTVSKSLKIGIPKEIYPNERRVAATPDTAAKLQKLGFTVLVETKAGENADFDDRLYEEVGCKIVHSREQLWQEADIILKVRPPQPEEVNLLSPGKTLIGFIYPSQNPELLQRLKEKQVTVLAMDTIPRISRAQKMDALSSMANIAGYRAVIEAANHFGRFFTGQITAAGKVPPAKVLVIGAGVAGLAAIATAKGLGAIVRAFDTRKVVKEEVESLGGEFLELDFPEDGSGEGGYAKPMSEEFIRAEMALFAQQAKEVDIIITTALIPGKPAPRLITEEMVRSMRPGSVIVDLAAEQGGNCEVTKPGEIYQYNGVTIIGLTDLPSRMASQASQLYGTNLWHLLKDMGGNDNFHIDMEDEVIRGALVVYQGEITFPPPKVPQPTPITTSSTTPKVVSLEKHQEKKRSNSLVWMILAGLALLGVGLTAPESFMSHLTVFVLSIFLGWQVIWNVTPALHTPLMSVTNAISGIIIIGGMLQLSGNVTSPTTILGAIAVFVGTINISGGFLVTQRMLQMFRK, encoded by the coding sequence ATGACTGCTACTGTAACGGAAAAAGCAGAAACAAAAACCGTCAGCAAATCCCTCAAAATAGGCATCCCCAAGGAAATATACCCCAATGAGCGTAGGGTAGCCGCTACCCCGGATACCGCAGCCAAGTTGCAAAAACTGGGCTTTACCGTCTTGGTGGAGACAAAAGCCGGGGAAAACGCTGATTTTGACGACCGTCTCTACGAGGAAGTGGGATGTAAGATTGTCCACAGTAGGGAACAATTGTGGCAAGAAGCAGATATAATCCTAAAAGTGCGTCCGCCACAACCGGAAGAAGTAAACCTGTTAAGCCCTGGTAAAACCCTCATCGGCTTTATCTACCCCTCCCAAAACCCGGAATTACTACAACGGTTGAAAGAAAAGCAGGTCACCGTATTAGCCATGGACACCATTCCCCGCATCAGTAGGGCACAAAAAATGGATGCCCTCTCTAGCATGGCTAATATCGCCGGTTATCGCGCAGTTATCGAGGCGGCAAACCACTTCGGTAGATTCTTCACTGGCCAAATCACCGCTGCTGGAAAAGTACCTCCTGCTAAGGTTTTGGTAATTGGGGCAGGAGTAGCTGGTTTGGCCGCTATCGCCACCGCTAAAGGCTTGGGCGCTATTGTTCGCGCCTTTGATACCAGAAAGGTGGTAAAAGAAGAGGTAGAAAGTCTAGGGGGGGAATTTTTGGAATTGGACTTCCCAGAAGACGGCAGCGGCGAGGGCGGTTATGCCAAACCCATGAGTGAGGAGTTTATCCGCGCAGAAATGGCCCTATTCGCCCAACAAGCTAAAGAGGTTGATATTATTATCACCACCGCTCTCATCCCTGGCAAGCCAGCCCCCCGACTCATCACTGAAGAAATGGTGCGTAGTATGCGCCCAGGCTCGGTAATTGTAGACTTGGCTGCTGAACAAGGGGGTAACTGCGAGGTTACAAAACCCGGTGAAATATATCAGTACAATGGTGTAACTATTATAGGCCTCACCGATTTGCCCAGCCGCATGGCAAGTCAAGCCAGTCAGCTATATGGCACTAACCTCTGGCATCTTCTAAAAGATATGGGAGGCAACGACAACTTCCATATTGACATGGAGGATGAGGTAATCCGCGGCGCCTTGGTAGTCTATCAGGGGGAAATCACCTTCCCACCGCCAAAAGTACCTCAACCAACCCCCATCACCACATCCTCCACAACTCCTAAAGTAGTCTCCCTGGAAAAACACCAGGAGAAAAAACGCAGCAATAGCCTGGTTTGGATGATTTTGGCGGGTTTGGCCCTGCTGGGTGTCGGTTTAACTGCCCCAGAATCTTTCATGTCTCATCTTACCGTCTTCGTCTTGTCCATCTTCCTCGGTTGGCAAGTGATTTGGAATGTTACTCCCGCACTCCATACTCCCTTGATGAGTGTCACTAACGCCATCAGTGGGATTATTATTATCGGCGGCATGTTACAACTTTCTGGAAATGTCACCTCCCCCACCACCATCCTCGGCGCCATTGCCGTCTTTGTGGGCACTATTAATATCTCCGGCGGCTTCCTCGTTACCCAGAGGATGCTTCAAATGTTTAGAAAATAA
- a CDS encoding gamma-glutamylcyclotransferase translates to MLPVFVYGTLKPGGVYYRVYCQGRTKAEHKSWTKGKLYHLPFGYPAMTMEEGGGGKVYGYLLYFVHGERELKNLDLLEGYTGIKNSPLNEYEREKVMAYDEEIQEWQLAWCYVMKPEKVLSLKGVFIPSGWW, encoded by the coding sequence ATGTTACCGGTATTCGTGTATGGCACCCTGAAACCAGGTGGGGTGTATTATAGAGTATACTGTCAGGGGAGAACTAAAGCTGAACATAAATCCTGGACAAAGGGGAAACTGTATCATCTGCCTTTTGGTTATCCGGCCATGACGATGGAGGAAGGGGGAGGGGGTAAGGTATATGGTTATTTGTTGTACTTTGTCCATGGGGAGAGGGAGTTAAAAAATCTGGACTTGTTGGAGGGGTATACAGGCATAAAAAATTCTCCCCTCAACGAGTATGAAAGGGAGAAGGTGATGGCCTATGATGAGGAAATTCAAGAGTGGCAGTTAGCCTGGTGTTATGTAATGAAACCGGAAAAGGTGCTGTCTTTAAAGGGAGTATTTATCCCGTCTGGCTGGTGGTAG